Proteins encoded by one window of Planktothrix tepida PCC 9214:
- a CDS encoding CoB--CoM heterodisulfide reductase iron-sulfur subunit B family protein yields MPSLRYAYFPGCVAQGACRELYQSTQVLAQTLGIELIELKKASCCGSGTFKEDSRLLEDTVNARNIALAEELNLPLLTHCSTCQGVIGHVDERLKEFQTTDPAYIEKVNGLLSKEGCSPYQGTTEVKHLLWALVADYGLAEIQQKVKRRLSGLKCAAFYGCYLLRAQTHLPYDDPHQPESMENLFRAVGATPVYYRGRTQCCGWPLSSYATESAFQMAGNQIQDAIDNGADCLVTPCPLCHLNLDSRQPEVEKVIGRPLGLPVLHLPQLVALALGIDPKQLGLDRHVVSTQSVLEKIR; encoded by the coding sequence ATGCCATCCTTGAGATATGCCTATTTTCCCGGCTGTGTTGCCCAAGGAGCTTGTCGGGAACTGTATCAGTCTACGCAAGTCCTCGCCCAAACTTTAGGCATTGAACTCATTGAACTGAAAAAGGCATCCTGCTGTGGTTCGGGAACATTCAAAGAAGATTCTCGGCTCTTAGAGGATACCGTCAATGCCCGTAATATTGCTTTAGCAGAAGAATTAAATTTACCTTTACTGACCCATTGCAGTACCTGTCAAGGGGTGATTGGTCACGTTGATGAACGGTTAAAGGAATTTCAAACTACAGATCCGGCTTATATTGAAAAGGTGAATGGATTACTCAGCAAAGAGGGATGCTCCCCCTATCAGGGGACAACGGAAGTTAAACACCTGCTTTGGGCCTTAGTCGCCGATTATGGTTTAGCCGAAATTCAACAAAAAGTCAAACGCAGACTGTCCGGTTTGAAGTGTGCTGCCTTTTATGGCTGTTACCTCTTACGCGCTCAAACCCATCTCCCCTATGATGACCCCCATCAACCAGAATCGATGGAAAATCTGTTTCGGGCGGTCGGGGCGACTCCCGTTTATTATCGGGGTAGAACCCAATGTTGCGGTTGGCCTTTGTCGAGTTACGCCACAGAATCAGCTTTTCAAATGGCCGGAAACCAAATTCAAGATGCCATTGACAACGGTGCAGATTGTTTGGTCACACCTTGTCCCCTCTGTCATCTTAATTTAGATTCCCGCCAACCGGAAGTGGAAAAAGTCATCGGTCGTCCCTTGGGTTTACCCGTTCTCCATCTTCCCCAATTAGTGGCCCTGGCCCTGGGTATCGACCCTAAACAACTGGGTTTAGACCGCCATGTTGTCTCTACCCAGTCGGTTTTAGAGAAAATTCGGTGA
- the psaC gene encoding photosystem I iron-sulfur center protein PsaC, whose amino-acid sequence MSHSVKIYDTCIGCTQCVRACPTDVLEMVPWDGCKAGQVASSPRTEDCVGCKRCETACPTDFLSIRVYLGAETTRSMGLAY is encoded by the coding sequence ATGTCTCATTCAGTCAAAATTTACGATACCTGTATCGGCTGTACCCAATGCGTTCGCGCTTGTCCCACTGACGTCCTTGAGATGGTTCCTTGGGATGGCTGCAAAGCGGGTCAGGTTGCTTCTTCTCCCCGCACCGAAGACTGTGTAGGTTGCAAACGGTGTGAAACAGCTTGTCCGACAGACTTTTTAAGTATTCGGGTTTATCTCGGTGCTGAAACAACTCGTAGCATGGGTCTAGCTTACTAA
- a CDS encoding NCS2 family permease, with amino-acid sequence MNSNSSLDAIARFFNFQELQTNFRIEILAGVTTFVTMAYILVVNPAILSNAIFLQTSGDLFGELVIATALASALATLVMGLYAKYPFALAPGMGLNAYFAFSVVLGLSIPWRVALAAILIEGLIFIALTLSRFRTQMITAIPEGIKHAVAAGIGLFIAYIALTGAKIIVTDAATTTTLGNLNDPTVLITIAGILITAALMARRVTGALLLGILATAGLGWILGIAPWPKGIIGLPQLPVDLFGQGIMGLKEVLQVNFLQIFTVTFVFFFVDLFDTVGTLTGLGMKAGYINEQGEFPRVTEAFMADAVGTTTGAIFGTSTVTTYIESASGISEGGRSGLTAVVVAILFTISIFFIPLLSAIPSFATAPTLIIVGVLMMGSVRYIHWDDPAESIPAFLTIFIMPLSYSIADGLGVGLITYPIMKSFQGKFHETNIAMWVLAVIFMLKFVFVGK; translated from the coding sequence ATGAATTCTAATTCTAGTTTAGATGCAATTGCTCGTTTTTTTAACTTTCAAGAACTCCAGACTAATTTTAGGATTGAAATTTTAGCCGGAGTCACAACTTTTGTGACCATGGCTTATATTTTAGTCGTTAATCCTGCTATTTTATCTAATGCTATTTTTCTCCAAACCTCCGGGGATTTATTCGGAGAGTTAGTCATCGCAACGGCTTTGGCTTCTGCTTTAGCAACGTTAGTTATGGGGTTATATGCTAAATATCCCTTTGCATTAGCACCCGGAATGGGATTAAACGCCTATTTTGCCTTTTCGGTGGTGTTAGGATTAAGTATTCCTTGGCGAGTTGCCTTAGCTGCTATTTTAATTGAAGGCTTAATTTTTATTGCCTTAACTCTGAGTCGATTTAGAACTCAAATGATCACTGCTATTCCTGAAGGCATTAAACACGCCGTCGCCGCCGGAATTGGTTTATTTATTGCCTATATTGCTTTAACAGGTGCAAAAATTATTGTCACGGATGCAGCCACAACTACAACATTAGGAAACTTAAACGACCCGACTGTATTAATTACAATTGCTGGAATTTTGATAACAGCGGCTTTAATGGCTCGTCGAGTTACGGGAGCTTTATTATTAGGAATTTTAGCCACAGCCGGGTTAGGATGGATTTTAGGAATCGCCCCCTGGCCTAAAGGAATTATCGGTTTACCTCAATTACCCGTTGATTTATTCGGTCAAGGAATTATGGGGTTAAAAGAAGTCTTACAAGTGAATTTTTTACAGATTTTTACAGTTACTTTTGTCTTTTTCTTTGTGGATTTATTTGATACGGTGGGAACCCTAACGGGATTAGGAATGAAAGCAGGTTATATTAACGAACAGGGAGAATTTCCGCGTGTTACAGAAGCCTTTATGGCGGATGCGGTGGGAACAACAACGGGGGCAATTTTTGGCACTTCTACGGTCACAACTTATATTGAATCTGCATCGGGAATTTCTGAAGGCGGAAGAAGTGGATTAACGGCTGTGGTTGTAGCTATTTTATTCACAATTTCAATATTTTTTATTCCTCTATTATCCGCAATTCCCAGCTTTGCAACGGCACCGACTTTAATTATTGTGGGAGTGTTAATGATGGGAAGTGTACGATATATTCATTGGGATGATCCCGCAGAATCAATTCCGGCATTTTTAACAATTTTTATAATGCCCTTAAGTTATTCAATTGCAGACGGTTTAGGAGTTGGTTTAATTACTTATCCCATAATGAAATCCTTTCAAGGGAAGTTCCATGAAACTAATATTGCCATGTGGGTTTTAGCGGTTATTTTTATGTTAAAGTTTGTTTTTGTGGGGAAATAA
- a CDS encoding CPBP family intramembrane glutamic endopeptidase, whose translation MVEQQTPNNFELEPLTRTQVLVAMGGTAIVLLAIAKAWLHLSHVTLLPVTFSGLSLGWGLGVGLIITIASFVMYRIWPAYSRSANTYLKLVLSPLLWPDLIWLGLLPGLSEELLFRGVMLSDLGLTPLALVVSSIAFGVLHFSGSQQWPYVIWAIIVGFLLGYSAIATGNLLVPIIAHIFTNFMSGCLWKLKYIGEKS comes from the coding sequence GTGGTAGAACAACAAACACCGAACAATTTTGAACTCGAACCCTTAACCCGAACTCAAGTTTTAGTGGCGATGGGGGGAACGGCTATTGTCTTATTAGCGATCGCTAAAGCTTGGTTACATTTGAGTCATGTGACCCTTTTACCTGTGACTTTTTCTGGACTTAGTTTAGGGTGGGGTTTAGGTGTCGGGTTAATCATTACAATTGCCAGTTTTGTCATGTATCGCATCTGGCCGGCTTATAGTCGCAGTGCGAATACTTATTTAAAATTAGTCCTCAGTCCTTTATTATGGCCGGATTTAATTTGGTTAGGTTTATTACCCGGACTCAGTGAGGAATTATTATTCCGAGGGGTAATGTTATCGGATTTAGGATTAACGCCCCTGGCTTTAGTGGTTTCAAGTATTGCTTTTGGGGTTCTCCATTTTAGCGGTTCTCAACAATGGCCCTATGTCATTTGGGCAATCATTGTCGGGTTTTTGTTAGGGTATAGTGCGATCGCAACTGGTAATTTATTGGTTCCGATTATTGCCCATATTTTCACTAATTTTATGTCGGGTTGTTTATGGAAATTAAAATATATTGGGGAGAAATCTTGA
- a CDS encoding DUF3326 domain-containing protein — MPRPYTVILIIPTGIGAAIGGYAGDGLPVARAIAQVADTLITHPNVLNGAQLYWPMSNTLYVEGYALDQFAAGTWGLQTVHQNRVGLLLDQAIEPELRLRHLQVADAARATLGLSLTDYVITDAPLNVELRTSESGASWGTIGNPDSLLRAAERLITEAKAEAIAVVARFPEAENSSVLEAYRHGQGVDPLAGAEAVISHLIVRTFQIPCAHAPALSPLPLDPELSPRSAAEELGYTFLPCVLVGLSRAPQFVTSATSGTIWADQVDAVVVPATACGGSAILSLSRRDVPRNAPRNAPRNAPRDAPRNAPRDAPRNAPRDAPWRVSTQIITVGENKTRMQVTPERLGIQAVQVNSYLEALGILVAHKAGVDPNALRPHLLSLNELKYS; from the coding sequence ATGCCTCGTCCTTATACCGTTATTTTAATCATCCCAACAGGCATCGGTGCGGCCATTGGAGGGTATGCAGGGGATGGTTTACCCGTTGCGAGGGCGATCGCTCAAGTTGCAGATACTTTAATTACCCATCCCAACGTTCTCAATGGTGCTCAACTGTATTGGCCTATGTCCAATACTTTGTATGTAGAAGGGTATGCTTTAGATCAATTTGCGGCGGGAACGTGGGGACTCCAAACGGTTCATCAAAACCGAGTTGGGTTACTTTTAGATCAAGCCATTGAACCGGAATTACGGCTCAGACATTTACAAGTGGCTGACGCAGCTAGAGCAACGTTAGGCTTAAGCTTAACAGACTATGTAATTACCGATGCGCCCCTAAACGTGGAACTGAGAACCTCTGAGTCCGGGGCTTCCTGGGGAACTATTGGCAACCCGGACAGTTTATTACGAGCCGCAGAGCGGTTAATTACAGAAGCCAAAGCCGAGGCCATTGCTGTTGTCGCCCGTTTTCCTGAAGCTGAAAATAGTAGTGTTTTAGAAGCTTATCGTCATGGACAGGGCGTTGATCCCTTGGCGGGAGCAGAAGCGGTGATCAGCCATTTAATTGTCCGCACCTTTCAAATTCCCTGTGCCCATGCTCCAGCCCTTTCTCCCCTTCCCCTTGATCCTGAGTTATCTCCTCGTTCGGCGGCGGAGGAACTGGGATATACCTTTCTCCCCTGTGTATTAGTGGGGTTGAGTCGGGCACCCCAGTTCGTAACTTCTGCTACTTCTGGGACAATTTGGGCGGATCAAGTGGATGCGGTGGTGGTTCCCGCAACAGCTTGTGGAGGGTCTGCTATCCTGAGTTTGAGCCGTAGAGATGTGCCAAGAAACGCACCAAGAAACGCACCAAGAAACGCACCAAGAGACGCGCCAAGAAACGCACCAAGAGACGCGCCAAGAAACGCACCAAGAGACGCGCCATGGCGCGTCTCTACTCAAATTATTACCGTTGGGGAAAATAAAACCCGAATGCAAGTCACCCCAGAACGGTTAGGAATTCAAGCCGTGCAGGTAAACTCTTATTTAGAGGCTTTAGGAATTTTAGTGGCGCATAAAGCGGGAGTTGATCCGAATGCCTTGCGTCCCCATTTATTATCCCTAAACGAACTGAAATACTCTTAA
- a CDS encoding phasin family protein, producing the protein MPGFGDLFQKAVYLGVGLASYAGEKASKTLAELRTDAQKLADELVKRGEMTTEEARRFVEDTIQQVQQPPTEPPLSSPKSEPRRIEIVDDEEPTPVDEGVEKLRKQVQDLQDELRRLQQ; encoded by the coding sequence ATGCCGGGTTTCGGAGATCTTTTCCAAAAAGCCGTTTACTTGGGGGTGGGTTTAGCCTCCTATGCTGGCGAAAAAGCCAGTAAAACCCTAGCAGAATTACGCACGGATGCCCAGAAATTAGCCGATGAACTCGTGAAACGGGGCGAAATGACGACAGAAGAAGCCCGTCGTTTTGTGGAAGATACCATTCAGCAAGTTCAACAACCGCCGACTGAACCTCCGCTTTCATCTCCTAAGTCTGAACCCCGTCGCATTGAAATTGTAGATGATGAGGAACCCACTCCCGTCGATGAAGGGGTGGAAAAGTTAAGAAAACAGGTGCAAGATTTACAAGACGAATTGCGACGCTTACAGCAATAG
- a CDS encoding DNA phosphorothioation system restriction enzyme, with protein sequence MTDNCIPQIPPSLHLRAYQKQAVNNWFANRGRGTLKMATGSGKTITALAIATELYQKIGLQALIIICPYRHLVTQWAKEAEKFNLNPILAFESVRYWQKQLSTELYQLRAGYQAFLTVITTNSTLISEGFQSQLRYFPEKTLMVGDEAHNLGSPRLGESLPRNIGLRLALSATPERHFDESGTDAILNYFGPVLQPELTLAEAIRQGALVRYLYYPILVELTEAESRAYHRLTTRIGWALMGDEKNWENNETVTALLIQRSRLIASASNKLDALRQLMKTRLNTTHTLFYCGDGSIETLEDYSPRQLEATVELLGSELGYRVNTYTAETPLIEREKLRQQFERGELQGLVAIRCLDEGVDIPAIQNAVILASSCNPRQFIQRRGRILRPHPGKERATLFDMIVLPPDLDRNTLEVERNLLRKELKRFLEFANLADNAGEARLKLLQLQKRYGLLDL encoded by the coding sequence ATGACTGATAACTGTATTCCTCAAATTCCACCTTCATTGCATCTACGAGCCTATCAAAAGCAAGCGGTCAATAACTGGTTTGCTAATCGGGGACGGGGAACGTTAAAAATGGCAACGGGAAGCGGTAAAACCATTACAGCGTTAGCGATCGCCACAGAATTATATCAGAAAATTGGTTTACAAGCATTAATTATTATTTGTCCCTATCGCCATTTAGTAACTCAATGGGCAAAAGAGGCAGAAAAATTTAATTTAAACCCGATTTTAGCCTTTGAAAGTGTCAGGTATTGGCAAAAACAATTATCGACTGAATTATATCAATTAAGAGCCGGATATCAAGCATTTTTAACGGTTATTACAACTAATTCTACCTTAATTTCCGAAGGATTTCAATCTCAACTACGTTACTTTCCCGAAAAAACGTTAATGGTAGGAGATGAAGCCCATAATTTAGGAAGTCCTCGCTTAGGGGAAAGTTTACCGCGAAATATTGGCTTAAGATTAGCCCTTTCAGCTACTCCTGAACGGCATTTTGATGAAAGTGGAACCGATGCGATTTTAAACTATTTTGGGCCTGTTTTACAACCGGAATTAACCTTAGCAGAAGCCATTCGTCAAGGCGCATTAGTTCGCTATTTATATTATCCGATTTTAGTCGAATTAACAGAAGCAGAAAGTCGAGCCTATCATCGATTAACGACGCGCATTGGTTGGGCGTTAATGGGGGACGAGAAAAACTGGGAAAATAATGAAACCGTTACAGCTTTATTAATTCAAAGATCTCGATTAATTGCATCAGCAAGCAATAAATTAGATGCGTTACGTCAGTTAATGAAAACACGATTAAATACAACTCATACTTTATTTTATTGTGGAGATGGAAGCATAGAAACCTTAGAGGATTATTCCCCACGACAATTAGAAGCAACGGTGGAATTATTGGGGTCAGAATTGGGTTATCGGGTGAATACTTATACCGCAGAAACCCCTTTAATTGAACGGGAAAAATTACGTCAACAATTTGAACGAGGGGAATTACAAGGATTAGTAGCAATTCGATGTTTAGATGAAGGGGTTGATATTCCCGCGATTCAAAATGCCGTGATTTTAGCGAGTAGTTGTAATCCTCGACAATTTATTCAACGACGGGGAAGAATTTTAAGACCCCATCCAGGGAAAGAACGAGCAACGTTATTTGATATGATTGTTTTACCCCCAGATTTAGATCGAAATACCTTAGAAGTTGAACGCAATTTATTAAGAAAAGAGTTAAAACGGTTTTTAGAATTTGCCAATTTAGCCGATAATGCTGGGGAAGCCAGATTAAAATTACTTCAGTTACAAAAGCGATATGGATTATTGGACTTATAA
- a CDS encoding AAA family ATPase, which translates to MRLISIQLCNFRQFYGKTPEIILGYGERNTTVIHGNNGAGKTTLMNAFTWVLYEKFSAAFAISEHLVNKRALNESEPGKGVGCWVELIFEHDHKRYLVKRICRAYKNGSEIEQTASQLYMQVAGDDGRWGMPPHPPEEIINRILPLSLHQYFFFDGERIEQIVRDERKVEIADATKELLGVEVLNRAIKHLGEAKKSLETDLGMIGNPETKKYLHEKKKAEQEIERLLQRQTEITQELDHQKLVKSTLSERLMELSGAAELQQLRNELDLKKQLLREQLHQGHVAINRGISTKGYTVLIPELTAEFRTIFSEMRERGELNTGITKQFLQSLLAEKKCICGAELIPGNTGCEQVEHWLNQAGTADIDETAIRLSSQVDELDKQATEFWDEINRQQLNIQTYREELQRIENELDSITNKLRKFPDENIQELQKRLDEIELKISELNRETGSNQQQIENFKATVESLSRQVDKQQMNEIKQVLVQRRIAATQDAILRLNQVKDRLDQQFRCQLEKRVQKLFSQISFTPYLPKLTEKYELKLVETTAGEEAEVAASTGENQILSLSFIGGIIDGVREWSQKNTLMGPDSSTFPIVMDSPFGSLDEIYRRQIANIIPQLANQLIVLVTKTQWRGEVAEEMEKRIGREYILSYNSPKTDCEEDWIELGGVRYPLVHQSSNEFEYTEILEVEYDF; encoded by the coding sequence ATGAGATTAATTTCAATTCAACTCTGCAATTTTCGGCAATTCTATGGAAAAACCCCAGAAATTATTTTGGGTTATGGAGAGAGAAATACAACGGTGATTCATGGCAATAATGGAGCCGGAAAAACCACATTAATGAATGCGTTTACTTGGGTTCTTTATGAAAAGTTTAGTGCCGCCTTTGCCATTTCTGAACATTTAGTGAATAAACGAGCATTAAATGAATCTGAACCCGGAAAAGGGGTGGGATGTTGGGTAGAATTAATCTTTGAACATGATCATAAACGATATTTAGTCAAACGGATTTGTCGAGCTTATAAAAATGGCAGTGAGATTGAACAAACAGCCAGTCAATTATATATGCAAGTGGCGGGAGATGATGGACGCTGGGGAATGCCGCCTCACCCTCCAGAGGAAATTATTAATCGAATTTTACCGTTAAGTTTACATCAATATTTCTTTTTTGATGGAGAGAGAATTGAGCAGATTGTTAGAGATGAACGTAAAGTAGAAATTGCGGATGCAACAAAAGAGTTATTAGGAGTTGAAGTTTTAAATCGAGCCATTAAACATTTAGGGGAAGCCAAGAAATCCTTAGAAACGGATTTAGGAATGATTGGAAATCCTGAAACCAAAAAATATTTACATGAAAAGAAAAAAGCGGAACAGGAAATTGAACGTTTGTTGCAAAGACAGACTGAAATTACCCAAGAGTTAGACCACCAAAAGCTGGTCAAATCAACCTTGAGTGAGAGATTAATGGAGTTAAGTGGTGCGGCTGAATTACAACAATTACGGAATGAATTAGACCTAAAAAAACAATTACTCCGAGAACAACTCCATCAAGGTCATGTCGCTATTAATCGAGGAATTTCAACCAAAGGCTATACGGTTTTAATTCCTGAATTAACAGCAGAATTTAGAACAATATTTTCCGAAATGCGAGAACGGGGGGAGTTGAATACCGGAATTACCAAACAGTTTTTGCAGAGTTTATTAGCGGAAAAAAAATGTATTTGTGGGGCTGAGTTAATCCCAGGAAATACGGGATGTGAACAAGTTGAACATTGGTTAAATCAAGCGGGAACGGCTGATATTGATGAAACAGCAATTCGGTTAAGTAGCCAAGTAGATGAATTAGATAAACAAGCCACTGAATTTTGGGACGAAATTAATCGCCAACAACTGAATATTCAAACTTACCGAGAAGAATTACAACGGATTGAAAATGAACTCGATAGCATTACCAATAAACTGAGAAAGTTTCCTGATGAGAATATTCAAGAGTTACAAAAACGGTTAGATGAAATTGAACTCAAAATTAGTGAGTTAAATCGAGAAACGGGTTCAAATCAGCAACAAATTGAGAATTTTAAAGCAACGGTTGAGAGTTTGTCTCGGCAAGTTGATAAACAACAAATGAATGAAATAAAACAAGTATTAGTGCAGCGAAGAATTGCAGCCACTCAAGATGCAATCTTGCGTTTAAATCAAGTTAAAGACCGTTTAGACCAACAATTTCGCTGTCAGTTAGAAAAGCGAGTGCAAAAATTATTTAGTCAAATTTCCTTTACACCTTATTTACCAAAATTAACGGAAAAATATGAATTAAAATTAGTTGAAACCACCGCCGGAGAGGAAGCGGAAGTTGCGGCTTCAACGGGGGAAAATCAGATTTTAAGTTTATCGTTTATTGGGGGAATTATTGATGGGGTCAGAGAATGGAGTCAAAAAAATACTTTAATGGGCCCCGATAGTAGTACCTTTCCGATTGTTATGGACTCGCCTTTTGGCAGTTTAGATGAAATTTATCGGCGACAAATTGCAAATATTATTCCACAATTAGCAAATCAATTAATTGTTTTAGTCACCAAAACTCAATGGCGGGGAGAAGTAGCAGAAGAAATGGAAAAACGCATTGGACGCGAGTATATTTTATCCTACAATTCTCCAAAAACTGATTGTGAAGAAGATTGGATAGAATTAGGAGGAGTGCGTTATCCCTTAGTCCATCAAAGTTCAAATGAGTTTGAATATACGGAAATTTTAGAAGTGGAATATGATTTTTAA
- a CDS encoding M48 family metalloprotease — protein sequence MFPLLQSTQKLAILTCLSTLFFPTPLLAESLNPESVLMAQNPSNDEFYKQAKEELSEDVYVIYRVVDRIARANGLDNTPWRVGIVDEYNINAFATEVNLIAIYTGILDQLAGDSSAIACVIGHEMAHHVKRHIALGPAEEAALKERIQKEAEEQVLAEIQDAKSDATGTSVGGAVLQTVGGFLGGWGRTAGNVGNSALQGASRQRLAQAEERVKEIVQEKTTELEQKLAENNRKQEFEADEVGYQYIAKAGFDAEGCIRVMDVLGRTSGAEFDTTHPAIPKRVEQLRALMNQYPPATLAQEGESLIKSTQPLTYDLSKDGQSLRINSRRGGSAADDIDRRFGQ from the coding sequence ATGTTTCCGTTGTTGCAATCTACTCAAAAATTAGCCATTCTCACCTGTTTAAGTACCCTATTTTTCCCTACACCTCTTTTAGCGGAATCATTGAATCCTGAAAGCGTTTTAATGGCTCAAAATCCATCCAACGATGAGTTTTATAAGCAAGCGAAAGAAGAACTTTCAGAAGATGTTTATGTCATTTATCGGGTTGTTGATAGAATTGCCAGAGCTAATGGTTTAGATAATACGCCTTGGCGGGTTGGAATTGTAGATGAATATAATATTAATGCCTTTGCAACGGAAGTTAATTTAATTGCGATTTATACAGGAATTTTAGATCAATTAGCAGGAGATTCTTCTGCCATTGCTTGTGTCATTGGTCATGAAATGGCACATCATGTTAAACGTCATATTGCGTTAGGGCCAGCCGAAGAAGCAGCTTTAAAAGAACGCATTCAAAAAGAAGCCGAAGAACAAGTTTTAGCTGAAATTCAAGATGCTAAATCTGATGCAACAGGAACTTCAGTTGGAGGTGCTGTTTTGCAAACTGTTGGTGGTTTTTTGGGAGGTTGGGGTCGAACTGCGGGAAACGTGGGAAATAGTGCGTTACAAGGTGCGAGTCGTCAACGTTTAGCGCAAGCAGAAGAACGGGTGAAAGAAATTGTTCAAGAAAAAACTACAGAATTAGAACAAAAGCTCGCTGAAAATAATCGCAAACAAGAATTTGAAGCTGATGAAGTTGGCTATCAATATATTGCTAAAGCGGGTTTTGACGCGGAAGGATGTATTCGAGTTATGGATGTTTTAGGACGCACATCCGGTGCTGAATTTGATACCACTCATCCGGCTATTCCTAAGCGAGTTGAACAGCTTAGAGCGTTAATGAATCAGTACCCTCCAGCAACTTTAGCGCAAGAAGGCGAAAGTTTGATTAAATCGACTCAACCCCTAACTTATGACCTTTCCAAAGATGGTCAATCTTTAAGAATTAATTCCCGTCGAGGGGGTTCTGCTGCGGACGATATTGACCGTCGTTTTGGTCAGTAA